One Vicugna pacos chromosome X, VicPac4, whole genome shotgun sequence DNA window includes the following coding sequences:
- the EDA2R gene encoding tumor necrosis factor receptor superfamily member 27 isoform X3, translated as MDCQENEYWDEWGRCVTCQLCGPGQELSKDCGYGEGGDAYCTVCPPRRYKSSWGHHRCQTCITCAVINRIQKANCTATSNAVCGDCLPRFYQKTRIGGLQDQECIPCTKQTPTSEVQCAFQLSLVKADVPTVSPQEATLVALVSSLLMVFTLAFLGLFFLYCKQFFNRHCQRGGSLQYEADEAAEEESLFPVLPGQETSPESPLSENIFETKPLNPILEDDCSLTHGFPTQESFILASCASESHSHWVHTPIECTELDLRKFSSSASYTGAETLGVNTAENSGDRLELTVSFEVPSP; from the exons GATTGTGGTTATGGAGAAGGTGGAGATGCATACTGCACAGTCTGCCCTCCCCGCAGATACAAAAGCAGCTGGGGCCACCATAGATGTCAGACTTGTATCACCTGTGCTGTCATTAATCGTATCCAGAAGGCCAACTGTACGGCTACCTCTAATGCTGTCTGTGGGGACTGTCTGCCCAG ATTCTACCAAAAGACACGTATTGGAGGCCTGCAGGATCAAGAGTGTATCCCGTGCACAAAGCAGACCCCCACCTCTGAGGTTCAGT GTGCCTTCCAGTTGAGCTTAGTGAAGGCAGATGTACCCACAGTGTCCCCTCAGGAGGCCACACTTGTTGCACTGGTGAGCAGTCTGCTCATGGTGTTTACCCTGGCCTTCCTGGGGCTCTTCTTCCTCTACTGCAAGCAATTCTTCAACAGACATTGCCAGCGTG GAGGTTCGCTGCAGTATGAGGCTGACGAAGCAGCAGAGGAGGAATCTCTCTTCCCCGTGCTACCTGGCCAGGAGACTAGTCCTGAGTCCCCACTGAGTGAAAACATCTTTGAGACCAAGCCACTTAACCCCATCCTGGAAGATGACTGCAGCTTGACTCATGGCTTCCCCACACAGGAATCTTTTATCTTGGCCTCCTGTGCCTCAGAGAGCCATTCCCACTGGGTGCATACTCCCATCGAATGCACAGAGCTGGACCTGCGAAAATTTTCCAGCTCTGCTTCCTATACTGGAGCTGAGACCTTGGGGGTGAACACAGCTGAAAACTCTGGAGACAGGCTGGAGCTCACTGTGTCCTTTGAAGTCCCCAGCCCTTAA
- the EDA2R gene encoding tumor necrosis factor receptor superfamily member 27 isoform X1 codes for MDCQENEYWDEWGRCVTCQLCGPGQELSKDCGYGEGGDAYCTVCPPRRYKSSWGHHRCQTCITCAVINRIQKANCTATSNAVCGDCLPRFYQKTRIGGLQDQECIPCTKQTPTSEVQCAFQLSLVKADVPTVSPQEATLVALVSSLLMVFTLAFLGLFFLYCKQFFNRHCQREIDSFFSDPLPGSLNLIHQFSGGSLQYEADEAAEEESLFPVLPGQETSPESPLSENIFETKPLNPILEDDCSLTHGFPTQESFILASCASESHSHWVHTPIECTELDLRKFSSSASYTGAETLGVNTAENSGDRLELTVSFEVPSP; via the exons GATTGTGGTTATGGAGAAGGTGGAGATGCATACTGCACAGTCTGCCCTCCCCGCAGATACAAAAGCAGCTGGGGCCACCATAGATGTCAGACTTGTATCACCTGTGCTGTCATTAATCGTATCCAGAAGGCCAACTGTACGGCTACCTCTAATGCTGTCTGTGGGGACTGTCTGCCCAG ATTCTACCAAAAGACACGTATTGGAGGCCTGCAGGATCAAGAGTGTATCCCGTGCACAAAGCAGACCCCCACCTCTGAGGTTCAGT GTGCCTTCCAGTTGAGCTTAGTGAAGGCAGATGTACCCACAGTGTCCCCTCAGGAGGCCACACTTGTTGCACTGGTGAGCAGTCTGCTCATGGTGTTTACCCTGGCCTTCCTGGGGCTCTTCTTCCTCTACTGCAAGCAATTCTTCAACAGACATTGCCAGCGTG AAattgactcttttttttctgaTCCACTACCAGGTAGCCTCAATCTGATACACCAAT TTTCAGGAGGTTCGCTGCAGTATGAGGCTGACGAAGCAGCAGAGGAGGAATCTCTCTTCCCCGTGCTACCTGGCCAGGAGACTAGTCCTGAGTCCCCACTGAGTGAAAACATCTTTGAGACCAAGCCACTTAACCCCATCCTGGAAGATGACTGCAGCTTGACTCATGGCTTCCCCACACAGGAATCTTTTATCTTGGCCTCCTGTGCCTCAGAGAGCCATTCCCACTGGGTGCATACTCCCATCGAATGCACAGAGCTGGACCTGCGAAAATTTTCCAGCTCTGCTTCCTATACTGGAGCTGAGACCTTGGGGGTGAACACAGCTGAAAACTCTGGAGACAGGCTGGAGCTCACTGTGTCCTTTGAAGTCCCCAGCCCTTAA
- the EDA2R gene encoding tumor necrosis factor receptor superfamily member 27 isoform X2 has translation MDCQENEYWDEWGRCVTCQLCGPGQELSKDCGYGEGGDAYCTVCPPRRYKSSWGHHRCQTCITCAVINRIQKANCTATSNAVCGDCLPRFYQKTRIGGLQDQECIPCTKQTPTSEVQCAFQLSLVKADVPTVSPQEATLVALVSSLLMVFTLAFLGLFFLYCKQFFNRHCQRVSGGSLQYEADEAAEEESLFPVLPGQETSPESPLSENIFETKPLNPILEDDCSLTHGFPTQESFILASCASESHSHWVHTPIECTELDLRKFSSSASYTGAETLGVNTAENSGDRLELTVSFEVPSP, from the exons GATTGTGGTTATGGAGAAGGTGGAGATGCATACTGCACAGTCTGCCCTCCCCGCAGATACAAAAGCAGCTGGGGCCACCATAGATGTCAGACTTGTATCACCTGTGCTGTCATTAATCGTATCCAGAAGGCCAACTGTACGGCTACCTCTAATGCTGTCTGTGGGGACTGTCTGCCCAG ATTCTACCAAAAGACACGTATTGGAGGCCTGCAGGATCAAGAGTGTATCCCGTGCACAAAGCAGACCCCCACCTCTGAGGTTCAGT GTGCCTTCCAGTTGAGCTTAGTGAAGGCAGATGTACCCACAGTGTCCCCTCAGGAGGCCACACTTGTTGCACTGGTGAGCAGTCTGCTCATGGTGTTTACCCTGGCCTTCCTGGGGCTCTTCTTCCTCTACTGCAAGCAATTCTTCAACAGACATTGCCAGCGTG TTTCAGGAGGTTCGCTGCAGTATGAGGCTGACGAAGCAGCAGAGGAGGAATCTCTCTTCCCCGTGCTACCTGGCCAGGAGACTAGTCCTGAGTCCCCACTGAGTGAAAACATCTTTGAGACCAAGCCACTTAACCCCATCCTGGAAGATGACTGCAGCTTGACTCATGGCTTCCCCACACAGGAATCTTTTATCTTGGCCTCCTGTGCCTCAGAGAGCCATTCCCACTGGGTGCATACTCCCATCGAATGCACAGAGCTGGACCTGCGAAAATTTTCCAGCTCTGCTTCCTATACTGGAGCTGAGACCTTGGGGGTGAACACAGCTGAAAACTCTGGAGACAGGCTGGAGCTCACTGTGTCCTTTGAAGTCCCCAGCCCTTAA